The stretch of DNA CTACTTACCTTTGCGCTTTGCGCCAGTGTAACTAAATTCACCAGAGCATCCCCGGAGCGGTAACCAGATTAGGTCAATACGATACCAAGCTCTTGACAGGGTGGTCAACGAGAAGTTGATGAAGCACAGGTGCTTAGCTGTAATGTATTGAAACTATAGCAACTATCCACAGCCCCTACGGGGTCGATTTGCGGAGCCCGTCCAGCAGCGCAAGCTGCTGGCGCAGCAATGCGGTGGGGGTGAAAGCAACCCCTCAGGGGTCGATTTGCGGAGCAAATCGGGGGTGACAACGTTAACTGGTCACAAAATCTGCCGTCCCCAATCAGGGGACGACCAATCGAATTACCTATCAAACTTCGCCGTAATCTGAGTAGCTTAAATCTCTACATTAAACTACGGTGACCAGTTACCTTGTTGGTACTTAAACGGACTTAGTCTTGCTGGTATCACTCTGGAATCACGCTAGCTGCGCCTGCGTCCAGAGCTCTTCAACTTTGGACTAGTTTTGCCGAGCCATAGGAAATTTGAGTAGATCTCTCCCCCGATGGTTTCCGCATACATGTAGATCTTTTTGTCTTTGGGAAGTGTTAGCCGAACGAAAAACTTGAAATTTCCCTGCTCGTCACTAACGGCATCCCCAACAGGCTCCCCGGCTGCAAACAGCCTTATCCCGACAGCGCTGATTGGAACCCCCGTATTTGATACAAGCTGGCCTAACATTCTCACCACCGGAGCATTGGCATCGCCAACCCGACTCTTTGTGATAGTGAGCTTCGCCGTATTAAGATCCGGATGCTCGGGTGGAGTTGGCGTTGGAAATCCTGGCGTAATATCTGGTCGCGGTACGACCTGCTCAATGGAGATGCATGAGCCACTCTGTGTAAGGTGCTGATTGATCTCTTGCAAACTAGCCTCAGAGAAATGATCGGAGGGTGGTATCGATATACTTGGGTACATCAAACTACCGCGTGTTGATGTATCGTGATTCGCGCCAAAGTTATGCCCAAGCTCGTGGGCAAATATGCCAGAGTCAGCAGACTCCACATATGATTGAGTAATGCCGTACGAAAGGGTTGGCACTGAACAAACAACCCCTATGTATGCGATCCCGATTACGCTTCCATCGAAATTCTTACCGGTAAAGAGGTGCTTGATATCAACGTCCTGATGAAACGTCGCGGGGGTTTCACTGAGATTATATGGATTTTCAACGTTACCAGTAAACGCATTCAGAAGACGGATCGGCTCAGTTGTATTATATGGTGAGCTTTCTGAATACACATGTTGGCGCACGACTCGGAAGCGAATTCCCAACTGCCTAGCATAGATCGCCTCGGCTGCATTAATGATGGATGCAATCACTGCGTTACTACTATCGCCGTACTTGGCATACCACTCCTGATCAGCATCGGTACTGATCGTAACTACCTTAGAGAGTTCGGCGACACCGTTCTCTTCCTCACTTTTAATGGGTTGTACAATCGGCGCATCATGCTCCTGTGTATTCATACTGTCCGTTGATGCACCACAGGCCCCACGACGCCGCGCCGATGAGGGTATACTGGATATGCGCGCACTAACTAAGATAGCGCCGTCAATGGTCATAGTAATCGTGTAGATCCTCTGCAGGGTTCCCCTCGAACCTTTTGCTCGACCGGGAAACGTAAGCTTTAGCTTACTGCCGATGATTGAGGCAGCTGTAGGCATGATTCGACGACCAGACCTCGTTAAGCCCCCTCCGATCGCTACTGAACCCCGCAGCAATACGGGCTGGAGTTGGTCCTCCTCCTCCCTGCCGTTACGTCGGATAAATGAGCGCCAGGTTTTATTGCGTTTGGTAGTTAGGTGTAGGTCGATATTTCCAGCCGCATAGATCCGCCCCCTAACACGAACGGTTGGAATCTTTTCTAGCTCTGTAGTGGATCTCTCTCTAAGGCTCGGATTATAAATACCTTCTAGCGCAACCATCGCGCGATACGGTGTTATTTTTTGGGCATTTCCGTTTCGACAGGAAACTACCAGGAGAGTAACGAGGACAGCAAAGATGCGCAGGTAGGCGCTAGTACCACTCATACATCACCTCTTAAAACCGAGAGGGATGCCCCCTCTAAAAACCGTTGGAACCTACAGCAACCTTCCTTACGATGCGGAGCTACGGCTTAAGTTTCAAATTTCTTAAAATACTTTGAGGTTCTTCAGGCAATCTTAGTGCCTAGCCAGAAGAGGCTAGGAACTTCGTATAGTTAGCAAATCTGGGCTCTGCTGGTAGGAAGCCGGCTTCCCTTAAAGCTGCAAAAAGTAGCTGATAAAAGGGGATGTTTTGAATTGATTTATGATTTATCGGGAGGGGTCTTTAATCACCGCTATATAGTAGGGTCTTCAATTCTTGTATAAATACTACTTTGAGGCTCTTGCCTCATAACAATAGCCCCCCTACAACTCTTATGTGACAAACAGATCAGGCCTAACATCCTCCAAACAGCTCTTAGCTCTGCTACTCATCTCCTTAGGATCTTTTATCTTAAGCGCCTGTGGTAGAAGTACTGCGCCCAGCCCTGAAACCGCCTTTAGAGCTGTCGCTGCGCCGACCCTCTCTGATGACTTAAACCTAAAAGATCTAGCGAGCGGTATCGCCACTCAGAGATCTGCTCTCAGCAGAAATCCCGACTCAGCCATGCAGTTTGGGCCGGTATCGATCACGCGCGGCAAATACGTACAGGCCCTCGATCGTCTCAGCAGTGAGCTAATAAGCTCGCGTAGCAACTCAGAAAAGTTAGAATATATACGCAATAATTTTTTATTTTATGAGATATACGGCGCGCAAGATTGGGGTGCGATCCTCCTTACGGGTTATTTTGAGCCGCTTATACGTGGAAGCCTGCGGCCAACCTCCGCCCTCTCGCAACCGATCTATCGCCGTCCAGATGACCTTATTACGATCCCTCTCGGAGCATTTTCGCAGCGCTTTAAGGAGGAATCAGCACTCAAGGGAAGGCTCGCTAAGGGGCGAGTAGTTCCGTACTACTCACGAGAAGATATAGATGGAAAGCATACCCTTAAGGGTCGCGGATTAGAGATCTGTTGGGTTGATCCGATCGATGCGTTTTTCCTCCAGATTCAGGGCTCAGGCACAATTGAGCTCAAAGATGGCTCTCAATTTTTTGTTACCTATGCTGAAAAGAACGGACATAAGTACGAGGCGATCGGGAAATTCTTAAAGGAACGGATAGCTCCTGCTGCTATCACGATGCAAAGCATCGTGGCGCTGCTTAAAACTATGCCAGAGAGCGAACGCTCCGAGCTCCTTTTCCGTAATCCGAGCTATGTATTTTTCAATCGCTCGCCGCAACGTGCCATTACATCGCTCGGCATACCAGCAACCTCCGGCCGCACGATTGCAGCAGACCCGAAGTTTGTACCAAAGGGTGCCTTAGCTTTTATTACCTTTAACAAGCCGGTCTTTGATACAGAAGCCGCTCCAAGCGATCTGCCACAAAGTAGCATTGAGGTGGGTCGCTTCGTCCTTGATCAGGATTCCGGGGGCGCCATTACCGGAACCGGTCGGATAGATCTATTCTGGGGACGTGGAGATGATGCAAAACGCTACGCCGGTGTGCTGCAGAGTCCTGCTCGTATCTGGTACTTAGTTCCGAAAGGGTCCATCAACTAACAGCTACTGATCATCCTCTTCAAGATCTAGCGGCTGCGCTATACCTGCCTGGCTACGACCGGGAGGTTGCGGCGGGATCTGATTGGGAGCTAGCTCTATCTGTGCGTTGCGCGACTGTGGAGGCTCTACGTAGGGCGCATCAGCTGCTGCCGGAACCTCGCGCGCAATATCACCCACGATATCTGCGATATCTCCCGCTGGTTTATCCGTTGTTGAGGTTGTAGCCGCTACCTTCTGCTCAGATCTTGGCCCCCGTCCCCGCAGCGAGCGCCAATCAATTACCCGACCATCCTTAAAAAGCACATATGCACCATGCGAATAGCTCCACAGTACCTCACGCTTAACGTTGCGCTCGATCTTCTCTAGCGGCTGACCCCAGCCCTGTATTACTTCAGGCAAAACCGCCCCTATCGTAAGATCTTCATAGGCGTTATCGGCATACGCCGATCCAGACGATAGCCCTAGTAATAGGATCTGTGAAAGAAAGAGGGATCTTAAAGAGCTCATCACTGTTTCCCTGGACTATCCGCAACTATTCACCCCGGTATAAACTTGTCGATGGCTAAAAGAATTCGATCTTGCGATCGGTCCTAAAGACCCACCTTTCTTGACGTCCCCTGATCGGGGACGCTCATTTTAGGGGTGAATAGTTATTGTCTCCACCCCAGTTTGCTCCGCAAACTCGCCCCTTGATAGGGGCTAACGCACACTAATCTGACCCGGTGAATAGTTACAAACTATTTATATAAATAAGATTTCAAACCACATCTCAATGAATAACACACCTATTTAGAACCGGAAACTAGGAACTATTCATTCCAGTACGAAAACTATAAAACTGCGCTCTTATTGCACCTTAGAGTGCCTAACAATTTCGCCACGAATCATGTACAGAACATCTTCGGCGATATTTGTCGCGTGATCGGCTATGCGCTCAAGGTTCTTTGATACCGAAAGTAATATAATAAAGCGCTCGACATCGTTTGGATGCTCACGGGTAGCCTGAATAACCTGCTTGTGGATACTACGATTAATATCGTCTATAGCATCATCGGAGCTGCAGACGCTTTTAGCTATCTCTTCGTTAAGATTCACTAAGGACTCGAGACTACGTCGCAGCATCTGCTGCACCTTTGATTCAAGATCTTGAAAGTCAATTAACGCCTCAGGTTGGGTCTTAATAGCGCTTAATTTTATCGCTCGACTGGCGATATTAACCGCCAGGTCACCGATACGCTCTAGATCGTTGTTAATCTTAAGAACTGCCACGATAAATCGCAGATCAGCGGCAACAGGCTGATGTAGTGCTAGAATTTTAAGGCACTCCTCCTCTACCTCGACCTCTACCATGTCAAGCTGTTGATCCCCCTCTATTACCTCACGCGCCAGCTTTTCGTCTCGTGCTTCAACGGCCTTAACAGCCTTGTATACGCTCTCTTCAACTAGCGCGCTTAATCCAAGGATCCTTTTCTTTAACTCATCTATCTCTCGATGTAGGTGAAATGACATATCTATTCCTTACTGAACTGACTCAACATAGCGCCGTTAATAACTTAAGCACCAAAAACGTTATCCAAAACGTCCGGTAATATAATCCTCTGTGTGTTTCTCCTTGGGCTTTGTAAAGAGCTCCTTTGTGATCCCGAACTCAACTAACTTACCCTCATAAAAGAAGGCCGTACGATTCGAAACTCGCGCCGCCTGTTGCATGTTATGTGTTACAATAATGATGGTGTACTGAGAGCGTAATTCACCGATTAGATCCTCAATCTTTGCAGTCGATCTGGGGTCAAGCGCCGAAGCTGGCTCGTCCATAAGAAGCACCTCTGGGTCTACCGCCAGTGCACGCGCGATACAGAGCCGCTGCTGTTGGCCCCCAGATAGATCAAGGGCGCTACGATAGAGGCGATCCTTTACCTCCTTCCACAGGTCCGCGCGTATTAGGCTCCGCTCGACGATCTCATCAAGCACGGCACGATCTCGCACCCCATGAATACGGGGACCATATGCGACGTTCTCAAAAATACTCTTTGGAAACGGGTTGGACTTCTGAAAGACCATGCCAACCCTCTTTCTGAGCCTAATCAGGTCGATATCGGGAGCATAAAGTTCCTGGCTATCAAGCCTAACTTGCCCCTCTACACGCACACCATCTATCAGATCGTTCATGCGGTTAATGGTTCGAAGAAAGCTAGATTTACCGCAACCGGATGGTCCGATCAGGGCAGTTACCTCCCTGGCAGGTATCTGTATTGAGATCTCGTGCAGGGCCTGGTAGTCCCCATAGAACAGGCTCAGTTTATTTACCTCAATCTTAACCTGATCTTGGGCTGAACTCATCTCACTCCATCCCTCACTACTAATTGCTAACTGACGCGCCACGTTCATCTATTGACCTAAATTAGCTCCTAAACACAACCATCTAGAATACCTTACCTCTGCCTACGCTGAAACTTGGACCGCACGATTATTGCGACCGTATTTATAACCAGCATAATCACGAGCAGAACGGTAATGGCAGCAGCAGCGTTAGCATGAAACTCACTCTGTGGACGCGACAACCAATTAAAGGCTTGAATTGGCAGCGCCGTAAAGGGTGCAAAGATTGAATCTGGCACCTGCGCCACATAGGTAAGAGCCCCGAGGGTCACAAGTGGCGCAGTCTCTCCAATAGCTCTTGAGAACGCTAGGATACACCCGGTTAGAATGCCAGGGAGCGCTACCGGCAACACCTGAGTCCAGGTCGTCTGCCACTTAGTAGCGCCTAGCGCCAAAGCCCCCTCTCGGTAGCCCTTCGGCACCGTCCTTAAAGCCTCCCTTGAGGCCATAATGATTATAGGAAGCACCAGCAGCGCCAGCGTTAGGGCGCCTGAGATTAGGCTCCGATTGAATCCAAGCGTGCGCACAAAGAGCTGTAGCCCTAACAGTCCGTATATAACCGAGGGCACCCCGGCCAAGTTCGCAATACAGAGCTCTATGATCCTCGTTATCCTACCCCTTGTGCTGTACTCCTCAAGATATATCGCTGCACCAACACCAACTGGAAAGGCGAATGAAATCGTAAGTCCGATCAGATAGAGGCTGCCGGTCCATGCCGCAAGGATCCCGGCCTGCTCAGCTTTACGAGATGGGAAGCTCGTAAAGAATTTGAAGCTCAGCCGTTCTACACCATCCCCTATAATATCAACCAGCAGAGCTAGCAGAATAAGCATCGCTGAGTAGATCATAAGGCGTGCGAGAAACACAAAGGCCCGCTCGGTTCCCGGACGAGCTAAGAGCGGCAACCGCACATCTGTGCGCCTCCTTAAGGTGTCATTCTGTGTTGTGGTGGTCAGTACAACTCCCATTTAACGAAACATCCTTTTAAATCTATCGCGTACAGCCATGCTCGCCATATTGAGGGTAAGGGTAAGAAGAAAAAGCATCATCGCAACAGCAAAGAGCGTGTGATACTCAATGGTGCCGTGCGGAGTGTCTCCAAGAGAGACCTGTACTATGTATGCGGTCATGGTCTCCACAGGTTGCAGCGGATTAAAGTGTAGCAGCGGCTGCTGTCCGGCGGCGATCGCAACGATCATCGTCTCTCCAACTGCTCGTGATGCAGCCAGGATAAACGCTGCCGTGATTCCACCGATGGCGGCCGGTAATACACCACCAAAGATCATCTGCAACTTTGAGGCGCCCAGCGCGTAGGCTCCCTCACGCAGGTTCTGGGGTACAGTATAAATCGCATCTTCGCTGAGCGATGCCACCATCGGAAGGACCATAATCCCCATCACTAAGCCGGCACTCAGGGCATTAAAGGAGCCAAGTGCTGGTAAGAATAGTTGTAGCAACGGGGTAATAAATAGAAGTGCGAAGTATCCGTATACGATGGTTGGAATACCAGCCAGGATCTCTAGCACCGGCTTAATAATCTTACGGCTGCGCTCACTGGCGAACTCACTGAGGTAGATAGCGATAATAAGGCCTGCTGGAACCGAGAGCGTAAGAGCGATCACAGAGGTCAGCACCGTTCCGCATATAAGCGGCCAGATACCGAAATGCTTCTCCATGAAAAGCGGGGTCCACTCAGTATCGAAAAAAAACTGGCTCAGCGATACGTTCTCAAAGAACAAAGCGCTCTCGACCACCAGCACCAGGATAATCCCTATCGTTGTAAAGATAGAGAGCGCCCCACACGCCAGCAAGAACGCCTCAATGGCTTTCTCGCCGACGGTTCTTGATGAGCGTGCGAATGAGAACAATGTTACCCCTCCCTACCCTACTCTACTGCTTTAAGATCTGCTCAAGTGTTGCAACACCCGTAACCTTGCCATTAAAGAGTGTGCCAGTTACCGCTCGATCAAGGCGGGACTGCACAAGGCTCATGATACTCTCAGGCAGCGCAATGTACCCCACCTCCTGTGCTAGTAGCTCTACATTCTTAAGGTAGTATGCAACGAATTCACGAACCTCTGGACGCTCAAGCGAGTCTTTTTTTACATAGATAAAAAGAGGGCGTGAAAGGGGTCTGTAGCTACCTTTTGTAACGTTGTCCTTAGTTGGAAACTGTGGGCCGCTGCCATTAGTAGCATCCTCGTCATCGATCGGAACAACCTTTAACTTATCCATGTTGCTATTATAGTAAGCAACGCCGAAGAACCCGAGCGCACCCTCATTACCAGAGACGCCGGTTACTATCACGTTATCATCCTCACTACTTGTATAATCACCGCGACTGGCCTTCTCCTTGCCAACAACCGCCTCGGTAAAGTAGTCAAAGGTGCCGGAATCTGTCCCGGGCCCAAAAAGGTGTAGCGGCTTGTCAGGAAAGCCTGCGCGCACATCGCTCCACTTTGATATCTTGCCACGCGACTCAGGCGCCCAGATGACGGCGAGCTCCTTAACGGTCAACTGCTCTACCCAGGAGTTCTTCTTATTAATCACCACCGACAATGCGTCGTACGCTACAGGCAATTCGATAAAGTTAATGCCGTTCTTAGCCGCTTGCTCCAACTCGATGCTCTTGATTGGTCGCGATGCGTTGACGATATCAACCTCACCTGCAACTAATTTCTTAAAGCCTCCCCCTGTTCCTGAGATACCTACGGTTACATTAATGCCCCGATGCTCAAGTTGAAACTCCTCGGCTACCGCCTCAGAGATCGGAAATACTGTGCTAGATCCATCGATCTTGATTACACCTGGAGACCCCGCAGGAGCTGCGAAGCCCTCCCTTGCTAGCACTATGCTGCTCAGGATCAAAATAGGGGTAAATAATACCTGCAGGATTCGCTCCATGGCAAAGATTCCTTTCAATAAAAAAGATCGACCGAATTGTAACATCCTTAGGCTAGATTACCTACTACTTCACTTTAGAGTTTGGTTAGGTCCTATGCTTTTAAGAGCAGCGAGAAAGTTGTTCCACTCCCAGGAATACTAGCCACCTCGACCCGCCCACCATGAACCTGTGCAATATGTTTCACTATTGAGAGCCCCAACCCCGTGCCACCAATTTGCCGGCTACGCCCCTGATCAATTCGGTAAAAGCGCTCAAATAGGCGCGTGAGATGCTGCTTCTCTATCCCTGGCCCAGTGTCAACAACGGCTATTCTTATAAAACCATCCATCTGTTCGACTTTAATCTCAACCGTGCTACTTGGATCGGAGTACTTAATCGCGTTATCAATTAAATTAACGAGCGCCTGCTCTATAAGGTTGGGCTTGGCCATCACCTTATACCCGCCAGCCTCCTGGATATGCACAAGCGTGCCACGTTCAGATGCGCGGTGCGCGCAGGCCTCTACAGCAGCCAAAACGATCTCCTCTACCGCGCACGATTCAAACTCCAGTTGTCCGCGCTCTCCCCTTGCCTCAAGTTGCGCTAGGGTTAGCAGGTCAGAAACGATCTCATTCAATCGGTCCGCATGTCGCCCAATAATACTGAGGAACTTTTTCAGCGATTCCGGCTCATGCATTGCTCCATCCAAGAGGGTCTCTACGAAGCCTTTAATTGAGGTAATGGGGGTACGGAGCTCATGCGATACGTTAGCGACGAAATCCGTACGTACGTGCTCTAGCCTCTGAATCTGCGTCTTATCGTGAAACACAAACAGCGTTCCAGTAGGGGCGCTACCCTCCTGTATCAGGGGAGATGCGTATACCTCCAGCACCTTTTCATCTATCCCATTGATCGTAATGACCTCAGAGCTAGCCTCTGGCGAGTGCATCACCCGTGAGATAACCCGCTGCAGTCCCGCATGATGAATAACCTCTGGAACAAGTCTATTCTCACACTCCTCAAGTGAAATATCTAGCAATACTCGAGCGGCCTGATTAACACGCTTAATTCGCCCATCACTATCAACGGTTACCACACCCTCAACCATACTGCGCAGGATCGCATCCTGTTCAGCACTTAAGAGCCTCAATCTCTCAAGCCGCTTCTGAATAAGGCTCGCCATAGTATTGAACGACTTTGATAGATCGACCAATTGAGATAGTCGTGGAGGATAGACCCGTGCCGTCAGGTCTCCCTCGGCAAAGCGCTGCGTTACACCCTCAATTCGATCAAGCGACTGCCCGATTCGACCGGCTACCAGGATACTCCCAATAAGGCAGATTACTAAGGAGATAGAGAGCGCAATCAGCAACACAGTACTTAGCCCTCCCTGTATGGTTGCTACGATAAAGATCGGAGCCACGCTAGAAAGGACGAGCAATATGTAACTGGGGGTCAGCCCTGCAAAGAACGTACGAATCATCACAGGGCTAAGTTCTACAGTAGAATGGCGTCGATTGCACGAGAGTAGTTAACCCTTAAATCGGTACCCTACTCCCCGCACCGTTTCGATATGATCCCCATAAATATTGAGCTTTTTACGGAGGCCAACCACCTGAACATCTACGGACCTATCGGTCACAGGATAATCATCCCCATGCACTCCCTCAACTATCTGATCGCGCGTAAACACAACTCCCGGCCGTTGAATCAGGAAGTGCAGCAGCTTAAACTCGGTATTAGTTAACTCTGTAAGAACGTTTTCAATATGAACCTCCCATCTGAGAGGGTTAACAACAAGCCCATCAACTTGAACCACCGCCTGCCGATCAAGCGGCGGCGCCTTACCACGACGCAACACGCTCTTAACCCGCGCCATAAGAACTCGTGGGCTGAACGGCTTGGCGATGTAATCGTCCGCTCCAAGCTCAAGACCAGAGACAACATCGGGCTCCTCGCCGCGCGCACTCACCATAATAATAGGGATACCCTTAAGAAGAGGCTCGCCCTTTAGCCTACGGCAGACCTCTAGGCCATCGATCCCAGGTAACATTAGATCAAGGATGAGGATGTCGGGCCTAACCTTAGCGACGATAGCTAAGCACTCCTCCCCACTCTCGGCACAGGTAACCCGGTAACCATCTTTCGATAGGTTGTACTGAATCAGCTCGCGAATATCCTCTTCGTCATCAACAACTAAAATCGACTCTTTCATAGCTTGCAATCCTAATCTTGGCCTGATAATACCAATTTTTATAACGGATGTACCTCTTTAAATGCACATTCACAGAAAACTAACATCAGAGGGCCCGTCCAATAAAACGCAGCTATTAAACGAGGCTACCTGCTATGAGTAACGCTATTACCCTATACGAATCCTTTCCTGATGCCCCTAAAGCAGTTGGACCATATTCACCAGCGGTACGGGCTGGCGGCATGGCCTTCCTATCAGGGCAGGTTGGGCTTAATCCGCAAACTATGCAACTTGTTGGCGCTGGCATTGAGGAACAAACTGAGCAGGTGTTAAGAAACCTGCTCGCTGTACTATCCGGGATGGGGCTTGCATTCAAGGATGTCGTTAAGACAACCATCTTTCTTACAGATTTGAGTCATTTTCAAACGGTCAACAAGATCTACGGCGAGAGGCTAGAGGGTCATAAACCAGCACGCTCTACGTTTCAGGTAAGCGCCTTACCGCTTGGCGCTATAGTTGAGATTGAGATGACAGCGCTTGATCGAGCTGCATAAGGATACCTAGCTCCGGTAGAGCTTTAGTTATCAGAAAATACTACACCCTTTGCATAGTAACCAACCTCTCCGGCAATTAGCACCGTGTAGGCGCGCCCCTCCTCTACCGTCAGGGCGTTTGTTGTTACGATTGCGCCGTCCAGAGCTACGCGGGACACAACCTGCACTACCCCTGGAGTCGCGTTCACGTACTGAGAGCTTGCTCCAAAGTCAACGGTAAGGCTATCTGTCGGTGTTGAGACCGACAATGCTGCGGCTCCCGTCGCACCATTAACGATCCTAATAAGCCCACCTGTAAAACTCTCTGGTAGTTGATCGTTTAGAAGTTTAGTTTGGGTACCACGGCTCTGATTATCACCGTAAAGCACAATTGAGTGCCGACTATCAGAGCTCACATCTAAATTAAGTGTTGCGATAACCTGGGTGCTATTAAATGCAGTGGTAAGAGATAGAACCTGCGTGCCGCTCGGCAATGAGCGGTATGAGGAGCTTACTGCAAATACAGCTTGCGGAACGATAACGCCCTCCTTTGCGGTCGAAATAACATCAACAGGCACCACATCTATTGCAGCGTGTAGTACACGTATTCCAGTTCCGACCTCTCCTCCAGCACTACTACCGCCGCCGCCACCACCACCTCCACCACAGGCAGTCAACATGCTTGCTAAAATAATCAGGGAACAGAAACTGCTTTTTTTAAACATGCTAATTTCCCGACACCGCAAGCGCCATAGCCTCTGCGATAGCATCGTATCCTAGTGTATTGGGATGCAACCCCTCAGGAATGTTATAATACGAACAGATCGAGAGGTCCGGGCAAGCCTGGTAGAAGGTCTGCTCAATATCTGCCAATGGAAGTGAGTTGATAGCTGCAAGCCGTCGCACCGCTACAGA from Pseudomonadota bacterium encodes:
- a CDS encoding DUF4397 domain-containing protein, which codes for MFKKSSFCSLIILASMLTACGGGGGGGGGSSAGGEVGTGIRVLHAAIDVVPVDVISTAKEGVIVPQAVFAVSSSYRSLPSGTQVLSLTTAFNSTQVIATLNLDVSSDSRHSIVLYGDNQSRGTQTKLLNDQLPESFTGGLIRIVNGATGAAALSVSTPTDSLTVDFGASSQYVNATPGVVQVVSRVALDGAIVTTNALTVEEGRAYTVLIAGEVGYYAKGVVFSDN
- a CDS encoding Rid family detoxifying hydrolase yields the protein MSNAITLYESFPDAPKAVGPYSPAVRAGGMAFLSGQVGLNPQTMQLVGAGIEEQTEQVLRNLLAVLSGMGLAFKDVVKTTIFLTDLSHFQTVNKIYGERLEGHKPARSTFQVSALPLGAIVEIEMTALDRAA
- a CDS encoding response regulator; its protein translation is MKESILVVDDEEDIRELIQYNLSKDGYRVTCAESGEECLAIVAKVRPDILILDLMLPGIDGLEVCRRLKGEPLLKGIPIIMVSARGEEPDVVSGLELGADDYIAKPFSPRVLMARVKSVLRRGKAPPLDRQAVVQVDGLVVNPLRWEVHIENVLTELTNTEFKLLHFLIQRPGVVFTRDQIVEGVHGDDYPVTDRSVDVQVVGLRKKLNIYGDHIETVRGVGYRFKG